The genomic stretch ATCCTAGGCCAGAGGATCGCCGTGCAGATCGAGCTGCCAGCGGGTGGCTATCGCTACCTCAGCGGGCACGCGACCCGCTTCGCTCAGGTCGGCTTCCATGGCCGGCTTCACCTCTACCGCCTGACGATGCGGCCCTGGCTCTGGTTTCTCACGCGCACAGCGAACTGCCGCATCTTTCAGAAGATGAAGGTGCCCGACATCCTCAAGCAGGTGTTTCACACGCATGGCGATGTCGCGAGCACCAGCTTCGAGCTGAGCGGCGCTTACCGCCAGTGGGATTACTGCGTGCAGTACCGCGAGAGCGACTTCAACTTCGTCAGCCGTTTGATGGAGCATGAGGGGATCTACTACTACTTCCGTCACGAAGCCGACCGGCACACGCTGGTGCTGACCGACGACATGAGCGCGCACCTCCGCTACGCGGGATTCGAACAGATTCCTTACCTGCCCCACGAGCGCGCCTCAAGAGCCGAGACCGAGCATATCGGCGAGTGGCGCTTCGACCGAGAGATACAGCCGGGCCGCTACGTGCACGATAACTACGACCCCGAGAAGCCCCGTGTGCAGCTCGGGTCGAGTGAAACGGTGGCTCGGGCGCATTCGCACGCCGGATACGAGGTTTACGACTACCCGGACAAACATTTGACGCCTGAGGAGGGGCAGGACTATGCACGCGTCCGCATAGAGGAACTGCAGGCCTGCTACGAGCGTGTCCAGGCCGCAACGAACTCGCGAGGCCTGTGCACCGGCTACCTGTTCAACCTGATTCGGCAGCCACGTCAAGACCAGAACCGTGAGTACCTGGTACTGGCGTCCGAGTATCAGATGGAAGGTGAAGACTACGAGTCGGGCGACGGCGAGGGGACACGCTTCTCCTGCCGCTTCACCGCACTTCCGAGTCACCAGCCGTTTCGGCCTGCCAGACTGACGCGCAAACCGATCGTCCAGGGACCGCAGACGGCAGTGGTGGTGGGGCCGGCCGGCAAGGAGATCCACACCGACGCCCAGGGCCGCGTCAAGGTTCGCTTCCATTGGGACCGTTACAGCAACGGGGACGGCAACAGCTCCTGCTGGATACGCGTTTCGCACCCCTGGGCCGGCAGGAGCTTCGGCATGATGGCAGTTCCCCGGGTGGGGGAGGAAGTCATCGTGGACTTCCTCGAAGGTGACCCGGATGGTCCGGTGGTGACGGGACGTGTCTACAACAAAGAGCACATGCCACCCTGGGCCCTGACCGAGCACGAGGCGCGCACCGGCATCGTGACTCGCTCCACTCCGGGCGGCTCGACGAGTACCGCGAATGAACTGCACTTCGAAGACAAGAAGGGGCAGGAAGAGATCTTCCTGCATGCCGAGCGCCAACTGCGTACCGAGGTCGAACTCGACGAGCTCCGCGACGTCGGAAACGACCGCAAAACCGACATCCATGGCACCGATCGCCTCACGGTGGACCAGGAGCGCCACGAGCATGTGAAGGGCGCGCAACGCAACTTGAAGGTCGATCAGGTCAGCCGCCGGCGTATCGAGGGCGGCGAGATCGAGGACATCTTCAATGGCCTGAGGACGACCGTACGCGGCGGCGAGCACCATACCGTGTCGGATGGCGGCCAGATCAACCACATCACCGGCGACGTCAAGGAAGACGTGATCGGCAAGATCGACCAATACGCGAGCTCAGGCATTGGTGTGACCACACCGCTGAAGTACACGGTGTCGGCCACCAACGGCATCGACCTCACCTCTACCACGGGCCCTTGCTTCGTGACGGCCGTCGGTGGCGTCACGATCAATGCACCTGCACTCAACCTCGTCGGCGGAGCCTCGGTCACGGGCGTCACGCCCAAGGACACCTGGTTCAAGCAGACGGACTACCGGGTGACAGGCTTGGCGGCCAAGGCGACGTTGATGAACGTCGAAGTTAGGGGCGCGAACTTCGAGGGCAGGGGCGTCAGCCTGGTCGCTGTTGGCTTTAAACACGACGTGGCCAAGGTCGACAAAGTGGTCAACGTGATTCGCCAGTCCAGTGCGGCTCTAGAAGTCAAGAAGGTCGCCACTGCCGCCTACGTAGATGCCGCCATTTGGATGGGAAAGTATGGCGCATTCATCATTAGTTAAGATGGAAATTGAACCGGCCTTCGCCGTCGCTGTCATCGTCACCGTGCTGATCTTCGCGTTTCTCGGCTATGAAACGCTTCGCAGCCGCCGTAACGATGAGCGCATCCGCACAACCGGCAGGCCAGCGACGGTAGTGGTCGTCTCCGCGACGCAGACCGGCACCTGGATCAACAACAACCCCGAGCTGGCGCTCAAGCTGAAGGTGCGCGAGGAAGGAACGGCCGAGCGGGATCTGGCGGTCGAGGCGGTGGTGCCGGTGCAGGCCGCCGCTCTGTTCCTGCCGGGCGGGGTTCTGCGGGTGCGTCTCGACCCGCAGAACCCCGACACCTTCGTCTTCGACGAGCCCTGGGCGCGCCCTCCTGAATAGGGACGACGCATGAGGATCTTCAAGCCGCAGTCCCTGTCGGTACTGCACCGCTGCTTCGAGCGCCAGCGGCGGGCCTATCTGGGCGTTTCCGTGGTCGGCTTCATCCCGCTGGGCGGTGAACCTGCACTGCTGCCGGAGGTTGAGCTGTGGCAGCTGGTGCCCCCGTTGCTGGGCGACACACCGCTGGATGTCGCGGTGCCGAAGTTGGGCGCCGAATACCTGGTGACGGGCAGCGCCTTCGCGCCGGGCGGCAAGCCCGTGCAAGGTCTGAAGGTCAGCGTCAGACTGGGCGGGTTGAGCAAGGACTTGCACGTGTTCGGCGCCCGCTGCTGGGCGGGCGACACGTGGACCGCGCCGCAGCCCTTTGTCGAGATGCCGCTCGGCTGGGAACAAGCCTATGGCGGGCCGCAGTTCGATCCCAACCCTCAGGGCCGGGGACATGCGCCGCTGCAGAGGCCGGATGGGCCTCTGCACCTGCTCCCCCAGGTCGAGTACCCGGCGAGGCCGAGCGTGAAGCCGCATCGCGCCGTCGAGCCGGCAAGCTTTGCGCCGCTCGGCCCGATGTCTGCCCAGCGCAAGCGTTTCGACGGCAGCTACGATGAAGCCTGGCTGCAGCAGGACTTCCCCGGCACACCCGCCGACCTGGACTGGCGCTACTTTTGCCTCGCCAGCGAGGACCAATGGCAGCCGGACGAGTTCGTCGGTGATGAGCAACTGGAGCTGATCCACCTGCATCCCGGGCAGCCTCGCATCCTCGGCCGTCTCCCCGGCATTCGCCCGGTGGTGGTGGTGCGTGACAAGAACATGGCTGCGGACACTGGGCGTTTCCTCGAGACCCGCCTGACCACCGTCTGGTTCTTTCCCAACCAGCTGCGCGCGGCGCTGATCTGGCATGCCCTGATGCCAGTGACCGACGAGTTCGCCGATCAGGTCGAGCTGATGTGCGTGGGGGCTGAGTGGATCGGCCAGCCCCGGGCCCCTGAACATTACCTGCAGGCCATGGCCGACCGGCTGGACGAGCAACACGGCGGCCTTCGCGCGCTCGACGATGCAGACCTGCTGCCAGCCGGCCTGGCGGTGCCGAACGAGTCGCTGGCGCGCTTCCAGGCCTTGATGCAAGGGTCGGACATCGGATGGCAGCGCCATCAAGCCCGGATGAAGAGCGAGACCGCCCGCCTCGAATGCGAGCTACAGCGCGCGCTGGGCGACGAGGCGCTCGAAAGCGCCAGGCAGCAGCAAGCTCGGGCCCTCAAGCTCGTCGGAGCGCCCGATCTCTCGGCCGGCGTGCCGAGCGACATGCCGTCGCTGATCGCGCTGGCGCGGCAGATCTCCGCGCCGAACGGCACGGGCTTCGATCAACTGATGCAGCAGGCACACGAGACGGTGCTGAGTGAGGTGGAGGAAGCCCTGAGCAGCAACGGCGTCGACCCGTCTGTGCTGGCGCCGTTTCGCCAGCTCCCCGGCACCGCGTGTCCGCGTGATATCGCCGTGCCAAGCCTGACGGAGGCCTTGGACGATATGGAGCGCACGCTCCGCTGCTTGCCCACGCCACTTGAGCGCTGGCCCGACGGCAGCGCCATCATCACACCCGAGATGCGCAAGCAGGCTGCGCACAGCGACGAGGCGATGCAGCCCCTGCTGCGCGCAGCTGCACACGTGCTTGAGGCGCCTGCTCGCGTGGACGCCCAGACGGCCGAGCACTGGCGCCACAGCACGCGCCAATCGCACGCCGAGGGCAAGAGCTTTGCCGGCATCACACGACAAGGGGCGGACTTCCGGCAGATGGATTTGTCGGGCGCCGACTTCAGTACGGCTCGCTTGGAAGGTGCCGACTTCACGGGCGCCACGCTCACCGGAGCCTGCTTCGACCAGGCCTCCCTCGCACATGCTCGCTTCACCGAGGCGCAGTTGCAGGAGGCCAGTTTCGTCGAGGCCAATCTGGGCAAGAGTGATTTGAGCGGCGCAATGTGTTTGCGAAGCAGCTTCCGCGAGGCGAACCTGACAAACGCGGTGCTCGCGCAGGCCAACCTCAACGAATGCGAGTTCGACGGGGCGAGCTTGATCGAGACGGACCTGCGCGGCGCCCAGCTGGTGTCGGCCCGGCTGGAGAAACTGCTGCTGCTGCAGTGCCAGCTGGGCGG from Caldimonas brevitalea encodes the following:
- a CDS encoding DUF2169 family type VI secretion system accessory protein → MRIFKPQSLSVLHRCFERQRRAYLGVSVVGFIPLGGEPALLPEVELWQLVPPLLGDTPLDVAVPKLGAEYLVTGSAFAPGGKPVQGLKVSVRLGGLSKDLHVFGARCWAGDTWTAPQPFVEMPLGWEQAYGGPQFDPNPQGRGHAPLQRPDGPLHLLPQVEYPARPSVKPHRAVEPASFAPLGPMSAQRKRFDGSYDEAWLQQDFPGTPADLDWRYFCLASEDQWQPDEFVGDEQLELIHLHPGQPRILGRLPGIRPVVVVRDKNMAADTGRFLETRLTTVWFFPNQLRAALIWHALMPVTDEFADQVELMCVGAEWIGQPRAPEHYLQAMADRLDEQHGGLRALDDADLLPAGLAVPNESLARFQALMQGSDIGWQRHQARMKSETARLECELQRALGDEALESARQQQARALKLVGAPDLSAGVPSDMPSLIALARQISAPNGTGFDQLMQQAHETVLSEVEEALSSNGVDPSVLAPFRQLPGTACPRDIAVPSLTEALDDMERTLRCLPTPLERWPDGSAIITPEMRKQAAHSDEAMQPLLRAAAHVLEAPARVDAQTAEHWRHSTRQSHAEGKSFAGITRQGADFRQMDLSGADFSTARLEGADFTGATLTGACFDQASLAHARFTEAQLQEASFVEANLGKSDLSGAMCLRSSFREANLTNAVLAQANLNECEFDGASLIETDLRGAQLVSARLEKLLLLQCQLGGASFTGARLDNASFVKCDAAAARFEQAQLASADFVACDLDAGVFDGAAADNVRFVLRCTLRHASFKSASLRRASLRGLALEGADFQHCCLDGADLGESRCAGADFTGASLREALLTKAGLQVCRFIGANLMHAILQHAQLQGADLSKSNLFSADVARIDVDRHTRWDGAYTAKARALPAHKVLPPDTPHS
- a CDS encoding type VI secretion system Vgr family protein — encoded protein: MMTRTFQLVTPLGSEVLKFHRLVGREELARLSEFEIDALGEREDLDPDQILGQRIAVQIELPAGGYRYLSGHATRFAQVGFHGRLHLYRLTMRPWLWFLTRTANCRIFQKMKVPDILKQVFHTHGDVASTSFELSGAYRQWDYCVQYRESDFNFVSRLMEHEGIYYYFRHEADRHTLVLTDDMSAHLRYAGFEQIPYLPHERASRAETEHIGEWRFDREIQPGRYVHDNYDPEKPRVQLGSSETVARAHSHAGYEVYDYPDKHLTPEEGQDYARVRIEELQACYERVQAATNSRGLCTGYLFNLIRQPRQDQNREYLVLASEYQMEGEDYESGDGEGTRFSCRFTALPSHQPFRPARLTRKPIVQGPQTAVVVGPAGKEIHTDAQGRVKVRFHWDRYSNGDGNSSCWIRVSHPWAGRSFGMMAVPRVGEEVIVDFLEGDPDGPVVTGRVYNKEHMPPWALTEHEARTGIVTRSTPGGSTSTANELHFEDKKGQEEIFLHAERQLRTEVELDELRDVGNDRKTDIHGTDRLTVDQERHEHVKGAQRNLKVDQVSRRRIEGGEIEDIFNGLRTTVRGGEHHTVSDGGQINHITGDVKEDVIGKIDQYASSGIGVTTPLKYTVSATNGIDLTSTTGPCFVTAVGGVTINAPALNLVGGASVTGVTPKDTWFKQTDYRVTGLAAKATLMNVEVRGANFEGRGVSLVAVGFKHDVAKVDKVVNVIRQSSAALEVKKVATAAYVDAAIWMGKYGAFIIS